One window from the genome of Magnolia sinica isolate HGM2019 chromosome 4, MsV1, whole genome shotgun sequence encodes:
- the LOC131244620 gene encoding uncharacterized protein LOC131244620, with protein MASHCISGCVDAHAPVRATYTNLYKWPESDAEFVKSVSRNGGCPRVVESYSCRQMYLRSYTFSKKESVHVRTRKCIGRVKERVVPRTTKRKGGGRKRKRRRKRCVVLRKVRELTCAALVTIFQRLLSCTTSVDVVDR; from the coding sequence ATGGCCTCCCACTGCATCTCCGGCTGCGTGGACGCACATGCGCCGGTCAGAGCGACGTACACGAACCTCTACAAGTGGCCGGAATCTGATGCCGAGTTCGTGAAATCGGTGAGTCGAAACGGGGGTTGTCCTCGAGTCGTGGAGAGCTACTCGTGCAGGCAGATGTATCTGAGGAGCTACACGTTCTCCAAGAAGGAAAGCGTGCATGTGAGGACTAGGAAGTGCATCGGGAGAGTAAAGGAAAGGGTGGTCCCGCGGACTACCAAAAGAAAGGGTGGtgggaggaagaggaagaggaggaggaagaggtgTGTGGTTCTGAGGAAGGTGCGGGAGCTAACGTGCGCTGCGCTGGTGACGATCTTCCAACGGCTGTTATCCTGTACCACTAGCGTGGATGTGGTGGACCGTTAA